From Ovis canadensis isolate MfBH-ARS-UI-01 breed Bighorn chromosome 10, ARS-UI_OviCan_v2, whole genome shotgun sequence, a single genomic window includes:
- the LOC138446697 gene encoding large ribosomal subunit protein uL18 produces the protein MGFVKVVKNKAYFKRYQVKFRRRREGKTDYYARKRLVIQDKNKYNTPKYRMIVRVTNRDIICQIAYARIEGDMIVCAAYAHELPKYGVKVGLTNYAAAYCTGLLLARRLLNRFGMDKIYEGQVEVTGDEYNVESIDGQPGAFTCYLDAGLARTTTGNKVFGALKGAVDGGLSIPHSTKRFPGYDSESKEFSAEVHRKHIMGQNVADYMRYLIEEDEDAYKKQFSQYIKNNVTPDMMEEMYKKAHAAIRENPVYEKKPKKEVKKKRWNRPKMSLAQKKDRVAQKKASFLRAQERAAES, from the coding sequence ATGGGGTTTGTTAAAGTTGTCAAGAACAAGGCCTACTtcaagagataccaagtgaaattCAGAAGAAGGCGAGAGGGCAAAACTGACTACTATGCTCGGAAACGATTGGTAATCCAAGATAAAAATAAGTACAACACTCCTAAATACAGAATGATAGTTCGTGTAACGAACAGAGATATCATTTGTCAGATTGCTTATGCCCGTATAGAAGGAGATATGATAGTTTGTGCAGCTTATGCTCACGAACTCCCAAAATATGGTGTGAAGGTTGGCCTGACAAATTATGCTGCGGCATATTGTACTGGCCTGCTGCTGGCCCGCAGGCTTCTTAATAGGTTTGGTATGGACAAAATTTATGAAGGCCAAGTCGAGGTGACTGGTGATGAATACAATGTGGAAAGCATTGATGGTCAACCTGGTGCCTTCACCTGTTACTTGGATGCAGGACTTGCCAGAACTACTACCGGGAATAAAGTTTTTGGGGCCCTAAAGGGAGCTGTCGATGGAGGCTTGTCTATCCCTCACAGTACCAAACGGTTCCCTGGTTatgattcagaaagcaaagaattcagTGCTGAGGTCCACCGAAAGCACATCATGGGGCAAAACGTGGCAGATTACATGCGTTACCTGATTGAAGAAGATGAAGATGCTTACAAGAAACAGTTCTCTCAGTACATAAAGAACAACGTAACTCCAGACATGATGGAGGAGATGTATAAGAAAGCTCATGCTGCAATACGAGAGAATCCAGTGTATGAGAAGAAGCCTaagaaagaagttaaaaagaaGAGGTGGAACCGTCCCAAAATGTCACTTGCCCAGAAGAAAGATCGGGTAGCTCAGAAGAAGGCAAGCTTCCTTAGAGCTCAGGAACGAGCTGCTGAGAGTTAA